ACCACCCAACATTCCGCCGGAGACGTTTcatgagaaataataatataaaacgtctGACCGCCCTCCGAAACGAAAAAACCAGTTgctcacacacgcacacatttTTATTCGAGTCTTAACGGGATCGACTTCGTCCTCGTCGCTTCCAACGATTTCTTGTGCGCGCGctcgccataatattattattattattattattattaatattgttgtttacgAATTACGAGTGCTCTTCTAtgtagaatacaataatatgttgattcACGACCGAGCACCCCCATGTTTTCCtttctttcaaaattaattaattgaagttctgaatttttcaattttttccaatatttaaaagaccataaagtttaaaaatgttgagatttttttgtaggTGCTGCAATAGGTAAGTGTCTCGTGGCTataaaaacttctgtttttcaaaagaaaaacacCCTttctgttgtaaattatttagtggatatttttttaaacaaaatcgaTGCAGGTGCCAAATCAAAATTCGAGCGAGTAGTTCccagttattaaaatacttttgctAAGGGTAATAGTCCTTAAacatggttttacaaaaatataaaatagatttgaataggtacctattattggtagTAATTCGGCAACTAATTGTGTTAGTTTAATATAGCCATCCCCACAGTAcataaagtacaaaataaataactattcattcaaatttggattttaatgctttaaaatgtttaggaaaATTATCTGATAGGTAATATACAGTAGAAAAGGAGttattctcatttgaaaaagtttgaatttttattgtgCACTCCTTGAGTAATGAGTAGTAGAAAAAATCACAAGAATCTGAAAAAATAGTCTGtcttgaaaatacaaaaaaaaaaaatcgggttTTGAATATAACTCCacaattgaagaaaaatattaggtgagcatgcttggtgaatcaccctgtatatatagaCACCTATACTTCGTATAGCCGAATGTATACAAtaccagctattataatattatctcgtcCCCTGCCGTGACTTAATTGTAATCGACTGTTTCCAGAGCGTGATATGAACGTTGTTCACATTGTGAATGCTGACAATGCTACAGTAGTGCCCCCGCCAAAGTTCGCAGTTATTTCTTTTTATCCGCAGTTGACACTGTCGCAATTACATCTGAAACATAAGTCGCGTAAGCCGCCAACTACAGCATTACTGAATATTGACGAGTAGAGCTATGtgtgacgtataatatatatatatataatatatataggtacctaggtacgaTGTTGTATTGCAAAATTTCTATGCTAaagacacaataatataatatgaaatagaaCCGAACGTCCCACTGACCCGATGACATCACCTGCATATATTCAATAATGTACTATAGAGTCACTACctatgtacatacataatattattaagctgATATTAATCGATTGTAAAGTCTACACTATAGTACAATAACCATGtggtgtatatatgtatagaaataacGCCACTGGAATGGAAAATAATTATGGCTTACACAATTTAATGTCAATAATTGTCAATGATAACGTTTGTTTTACGTATGGATGGAgttatatatgttacgggcaaagtggAAAATTCGTACAATGTATACAATGTTCGAGGTATATTGGGCAATGTAAATTGTGaagtatttatacaaaataatctgcgtaatatattatgtttttattgcaaattattaatattacattattatacataattaataatcatcaaATGATAAATTagcttaaattatacatttaaaatattgtgaagtacatttattttttatatttatattaatttatttcaaataattttaatttcttactaATTATACTATTAGTATAAAGATGTACatcttaaatattacataatataacataatataatatattaatattattttttttcttataaagtgGCTAGTTATACCATctttgattaaagttaaccggagtttaaccGGCCGAATTTTCCCGAtcaaatatctgttatcagctgattaagcttaatcgaagtttaaccgtagacggtacaactggccctgtTACGTCTATCATTTGGTTAAACACTAATGACATTTTGTGAATACACTATATATCCCGATAACGAAACCGATAAATATCTTATCTCATATAATTTTGGTACGTACAGTACTCAGTCTATATTGTGCAGCGcttaaacaaacatttatttattttctatattttatttaaaatggaaaaatttaatgcgaaattgaatattgtgttaaatgaaaaaaatgtgaataatgtatatttaaccaAATTAAAATACGACGAATTAATcgaacatataattaatataaagaatAGTTCCCAAAAATTGAAGCCAAATGATTATAAACTCTTGAAGAAATatgatgtaataaaaatatctgaaattaacaaattaattgttCCAGTAACtgcaggtaataataaaaaaaatatatatttaaaaaaaaaaaacaatttatttatataaatagtaaatattataaaaacaatatattactgcagttttattatagatacctttattgtttttataatatattatcattgattatatattaaattattatattattatattattaaatatttataatatatacctaatcaatgttattatatactaatttaatattactaataatactcGTTTATATGGTTATTTATATAAgagtattacaatttttttttaaattaattaaattttaaatgtatttaaaggtaatgaaataaaatattatgcgcaTAATGTTCAGTTATAGGATATTATACATGAAGTTCATTTGTCAATTGGTCATGGAGGTAGAAATAGAATGGAACACGAGAttaataaaaagtacaaaaatataactagaGATGTAATAAtgctatacctacttaaataattgcGAATCGTGTAAAAAGAAGGGAAGTACAGCTAAAAAAGGGTTGGTTGTAAAACCAATCATATCTTCTGAAATTAATTCTCGCTGTCAAATTGACTTTATCGACATGCAAGCACAATCAGATGGCGATTATAAGTTCATATTAGTTTATCAGGATCatctaacaaaatatatattgctCCATCCGTTAAGACACAAATGTGCCGAAGAGGTGGCTTACATATTATTGGACATTTTTACAACTTTCGGCGCTCCTGCAATTTTACAGAGTGATAATGGTAGGGAAATCGCGAATCAAATTGTAAccgaaatttgtaaaatgtggCCAGAACTTAAAATAGTCCATGGTAAACCTCGTCACTCGCAGAGTCAAAGTTCAGTGGAACGAGCTAACCAAGACATtgatatcatagtataataaatactataattagtaaaaaaaaaaattaaaattatctgaaataaattggtataaataaaaataataataatataaaaattaataaattattaactatgtaaTTGTTAGAATAAATGtacttcacaatattttaaatgtatcatttaaGCTAACTTATCATttgatgattattaattatgtataataatgtaatattaataatttgcaataaaaacataatatattatgcagattatattgtataaatacttcACAATTTATATTGCCCAATATACCTCGGACATTGTATACATTGTCCGAATTTTccactttgcccgtaacatatacatgacatatacatataaatgacTAGACATCTAGTATAACACGTCAAAGACAACAAACCGTGATGTAGACTTAAAAAGGTCTTTATAGCAACAAacgccattataatatatatgatggactacaactgataaaatatgtgtcctaaaaaaaaaatcaaactaatCGAATAATTATCTCTGTTTTGAAATATGATGTTTCTGATAGGTagtggatttattttttatcacgaAATGTAAACcacttttaaaagttaaaatttatcgCCAAGGTTTTAGTTCATCATAATAGTATACGataaacgttatatttttttatatacaaatatttttgttgtgttcTTACAGCTTAGGAAAtggtataatgtttttttttttaacaaaattaggttacaccaaaaaaacacCCTAAATGTTTAAGAAATAACacgattgtaataataaatgcaaaaacagtttatattttgacggtacaatattagttattatatgtgaataaattataatttatcataagttatataaccagtataaaataataaattactatacaatttttattttttatatttgagacattttaataaatgaattttCGTGGATagaaatagtattaaaatcgTGCAAGGTGAATACGCGATAAATTTTggattgtatataaaaatgcgtcgatcaaattttgatttacactTTTCTGGGAACGAGTAATTCCACGAATATATTATGGACCTTATATcccgtaattatttattataatatagcctaaagacgtttttaaatcttttataatatatacgaatttaggtacaataggtataataactgCTAGGTATGTAACCTAAACACATTCAAATTATACCGGTAAACTTACCAAGGtgtaaattaatcaatacattttatctcacttaatttttattctaaaatatgaatCTGTTAATTCTTCTAGTATTAGTggatctttattatttattaaactatttttgtatacttaaatatagaaaaagaatattaagtttgttgatttttataattatttttattgattatgtataagtaacttatttaatatttattattgtttaaaatgtttttaaaaggtACAAcagtgaaattataatttttactttttataagaaCTTTTAAATgttgcactataataatatacaatgctaCAAACTATACCTTGAATGtgttcaaaatgttatattttttgaaaattaataattattagactatTAGATTTCAGACATTTGCTTATCATTTAAATGTCTgctgtatttgtattatattttcttgcAAAACTgagaaaaaccaaaaatactATTTCTAAGTATTAATTAAGATCGATTTCCATTTTTCCAATCGTCctacttgaaacttttgaagaatttcttttgattaaattaaaggCGAACTGtagaagtaaataaaaaaaaatacaaccaatatatttgttgctttatttaaaattaaaaaaatttatttattttgaattagtccacgataataaaatattattatgaggacgctacccatatatttgttgtctccgttttacataCGTACGGCATACCAAATTTtcattcactagtttcaatagtgtgcagcagttagttttgatattagagtaaattgacttatcaccaaacttttaggtaagaacaatATCTGTTCTTATACGTcgaatgattttcaaaattttaattttcaagctagATTTGggtatgtaaaatttaaaattctcatacATCTcgcttgaaaaataaaatgaaaaaatcgcCGACacaatgttcttacctaaaagtttgataatatgtcaatttatccaatataaaaactaacagcacactattgaaactattgaatgaaaatttgatatgtcgtacgtatgtaagacggatacaacaaatgcatgggtagagTTCACTTACATACTtagttattcaatattatacaattatgattttaaaaaattacattcaaaacgaattatttggaaataagttaggtattgatatttgataggGACACTGATCCAAACTGCATGGTTGGatattctgaatatattaattatatgtttaatatatatatatgcataatatgacacgtcttataatttataaatactatataatataataggtgtacACACTGcactatatatacacatactcTGCTTTcattcaatattgtaattaacattttaataacttccctgtatcttttattaaaatctgATGACGTCGAATGAgagttaaaaattgatataaattaattttagattttcagCTATGCTTTTCATAATTCGAAGTAAAAAATAGAtcggcacataatatatttctcatGGCTATCACAACCAGCTATACAGGTcgaatagatattatatagtataaatgaaTGGCTTACATTTtaaacgcgttaaaaaaaaaaaaaacattgtaggCACTATAGGCACGTTATTTTTTATCagtgatgaaaaataatacataatcatttaataataaattatacatcataataattatgatagtgTGAGTTGCGAGTAATTTGAACAATTGGTCATTAGGTGTAACCGAATCGTGTTCACAAGCCGTAATTATTGTTTGTCTGTATGCACCTCCGTGTGATCTTTGTAtctacgtattttaatttttgacagtaaaataattttttttcaaattaatttttgtgttgcattatttttataagagaAAAACTTATATGTTCTTGAATTTTTAGATACTAAATGTCTAAATCCTTGATTATCAATTATCGTAATTACGTAAATGTGTATAGTACAGATATGTTTACACTGTACAGTATTGTCAGTAttaacctatttatattttgtttttttgaaacttttgaaaattattgatatagcagcatatttactgttttaatcagtagttgtataatgtatatactactGTTTGCTGctacaaatatttcattttaattttgtttaacatttcCAAGTACTTACAaacatttatgaaatatgaatacttAATTTCTTTATgtaatcaaatgaaaaataacatacaaaattaaaaaataataataataaatgtgaccATTCTTTTAGTATTTTGGAAAATCCTGGgagcataataattatgtgggacataatatttactcataaaattatattaattaatgataaatatttagtaaaactaAATCAATTTGGAAATGCCAGCTGGTAAGTATTTATTAGGGATGATTAATATGTACAAAGGATGTTCAtcaattctataaattactaagttaaatactataaatacccAGAACTAAATTATAAGTGGGTCATAATGAATTGATTGACTTAATTCGAGAATGTATGTAATGAATGTATGTGAATGTACAACGATTCGATTTCATCAAATacgttttgtgaaaaaataatttgtataataatgtatgaacataatgttaaaaaaaataacaatataacagtaggagagtaaaaaatatatataattataattagcaTGGTTCTAAAGCAAATTGTAGGTAAAGTATTTCTTTTATACCTAGTTTagaatatattactttttatggGTTGGTGTATATTGTATGCTTTACGTATTGTGTGTTTGTCCTTATCTGTCCTATCCTAGAATATAAAATgactaagtattaaaaaattatttttttttaaaaaattgaattagttTTAAAGTTGAGTACCtgctaattaaaattgtatccaTGTGTTTGAAAAGTTTcgctatttatatttatcttgtCGATAGTAGTTTGGTACGTTCTCGTCGACGAATGAAGGTTTTGGTAATAGCCTTAAATATCCGTAGTAATTATTACTCGCGGTATGTAATTGAACGTCGGATTTTCGTAGATTATTCTGAGTAGAAATGAGTTGGTTTTTTTCACTCTGTAACTGATTGAAAATTATCCACAAATAGTTTCGGTAATTTGAAATCcaatgtttgaaatttaaatacacattttcattaatgtcctcggttttggtttttataaaaccaaCTTTCCGAAAACAATTTCGAATAAGTGCAGGTGACATGTTTTCCCAAACATTGAAAATCATATGAATGGAATCCGAGACTGAGATTTGCGCAGTATTGTAAGAAGTCGGAAATTTTTCGGCGTTCACTGCAGCGTTAACCGCGGTTGTAgatttcatttgttttagataatactcatatattttttcGATGCGCATAATATTCTGTCGAAGAGGGTGTACGGATAACACGCTACTcggcaaatattttatttcgatgTTTTGCAGTTCTATTTGTAAATCTACCATCACGTTGTCAATGATGACCAAAATTTTTCTTCCCAATAACTCTTCGTCCAATCGTCTTAAAATCGACCCATAGCAGCTCGTCATCCACGTATTATAACTCGCTTGAAAATGTACAGATAACGTTTTTACGTCTTGTAAATATCGTGGAATgtgtatattatctatgattctGGGGCACATTTTATTG
This portion of the Acyrthosiphon pisum isolate AL4f chromosome A1, pea_aphid_22Mar2018_4r6ur, whole genome shotgun sequence genome encodes:
- the LOC103308602 gene encoding tigger transposable element-derived protein 4-like; protein product: MSNERRELSIQAKKELLICYDVAQLSNLSQHRAASILNISVVELRRLLKNRKEIEEHQIVKTVKKKCCRHYLREKRENDKLLIDMEEGMVRWFEYATSLNVRVSKMILLDKARSLATVLGVEHFAPDNKWLEQWKNKYNISNKRVQLVTDQNRGANFLATNCGLIKSVKDFFENVMSNYDANDVYSLFEIGLYYRDLPNSNCEFKGPPDNRECQKSIHRLSIIFASNITGTNKMCPRIIDNIHIPRYLQDVKTLSVHFQASYNTWMTSCYGSILRRLDEELLGRKILVIIDNVMVDLQIELQNIEIKYLPSSVLSVHPLRQNIMRIEKIYEYYLKQMKSTTAVNAAVNAEKFPTSYNTAQISVSDSIHMIFNVWENMSPALIRNCFRKVGFIKTKTEDINENVYLNFKHWISNYRNYLWIIFNQLQSEKNQLISTQNNLRKSDVQLHTASNNYYGYLRLLPKPSFVDENVPNYYRQDKYK